Genomic segment of Lemur catta isolate mLemCat1 chromosome 2, mLemCat1.pri, whole genome shotgun sequence:
tctctctctctttttttttttttttttaagacagagtctcactctgttgcttgggttgagtgctgtggtgtcagcctggctcacagcaacatcaaaatCCTGGGtacgagtgatcctcctgcctcagtctcccgagtagctgggactacaggcatacaccaccaaaTGCAgcaaatttttcctatttttagtagagacggtgggGAGTGGTGgttttctcactcttgctcaggctggtctcaaattcctgacctcaagtcgTCCTCCCACCTCGTCTTCCccgagtgctacgattacaggcatgagccactatgccctgctCGCAACTTCATATTTTCAAGTTCTGTCCATTTGACTGAATCAAGAGTggtcatttaattctcattatgAGGCAAGCATACAGCAAAAATGTATACTAGGCAATCAATTTACAAATGAGTTATGTACCAAAGGGGGTGTATTAGGATTCTTTTGGTGGCAAATGACAGAAACTCAACTCAAAATGACTTTagtttacaaaaaatgttttggCTCACTTAAGTGAGAAGTAGTCAGGTACAGCTACATCCAAGGTTCATGTGAAGTTGGCAAGACTTAGTCTCTCTTCATTTTTGGCTCTGCTGTTCTTTATCCTGGCTCCATTTGAGCAGGTTCTTCCTATTGGATAGCAACAGACTCCACACTTACACCGTTTAACAATTCTTCCCAGCCCTTCAGGGAAGGATAAAGCTCTTTTCAATCATTTCAAGGAGCTCTCAGGATCTCATCTGCCAATCTTAGATCACATCTCTAACTAACGTGGTCCAGGAAATAGTATATGCTGATTGGCTGGGTAGACCTGGTTCATATGTCTGTTGTCAAACGTAGGGTTGGTGTCAACCCCAAAGAGAAGTTAGGGTAATACTCCATAGAAAAATTGGGGTACTGTTACTAAAAGGGCAGAACAGATACTGCCTAAGCAAAAATAGCAGATTTCACTGAATGCACAATTATCAAGGAACTcagaatatattttctcacagaAACAATGCAAAAAGGAGATTGTGGCCAGCTTCCCAAACAAGTGCCACAAGCTCATCCAGGACTTCATGAAAGGGACTCTGGCAATGACAATAGTGGCCTTAGTTCTAAGAGGAAGCCCTACGGTATGGAAGGGAGAAATTTCCTTTCCTCATGGAAGTTTCCTACAGACTCAACAAGTGACAAAATTTCAACAGTTTGTCTATCAGCATCTTCCCCCATCTCCTTCTGTACCTCCCTCTGCAGAGACGCTATGGATCCCACATTCTTCCTTCCTGCATCCCCTCCACTCTTCCATTCTCCAAATTAGTTTCCTCCTGCCACCATATTCTCATTCTCTCAATATAACTGGTTTCAGCTGAATGGCAGAAGTAAAAACTAGGTAGAATCAATGtacaattaataatttaaacagtCAACGGAAAATAACCCaaactttataaaacaatttaaagaggtttattctgagccaagtatgTGCAACCGCAGCCCAGAGAGTCACATTCAAGAAATCTTGAGCAAGTGGCCCCACCCTGGTTGGGTTACAATttggctttatatattttagggagacaggaattacacataaaatcataaatcaatacatggaaggtatataTAAGTTTGGCCCAAAAAGCTGGGATATTTTGAAGTgggggcttataggttataggtgggtttcaAGATTCCTTCATttgcaattggttaaagaaatgaagctttgtctaaaggcttaaGATGTTTTAAGTtgagataaggaagtctgttaatcagagacaagccaccagacatactgagactcaagtgatctgttaagtaaactgATGACTTGCAGGTCTGGTTTACCCTTTGCTTACATGGCCTTAGGCCTTAACATGATTTAGTATCTTATGGTTACAAAGAGTAACTCCAGGAGAGAGGGGGCTTAAGTAAGTCTGTCTAACCTCCCTTCTCCTTATGGCaggcaactcagctttaaggttctTCTGGGGTGTccttggccaaaagggggtcCATTCCATCTGCTGGGAGgctcaagattttattttagttcacgaAAGTATACTTCCTAACCTCAGTAATTACCTAATTTTTGTGggttttaaaaagtattacagagaaagaaacaataaagggCAAGAACGACCTCTTAGAGATAGATTAATCCTTCCTGAGAGTTGATTTCCCAGGACACAGAATCCTCCACTAGAACTCCCCAGATTCCCTGTAAAGCACATGTTCTCTAGAACCTCCATGTGTCTCCTCCTACATGCGTCTACCAGTAGAGGCTTGAAAGAGCAAGTGCTTATCTGTAAATGAAGGACTGCCCGTATAATAAATAGGACCAGCCTGATTGAAATGTTAAATACATACGTGACACATAAATAAGACTCAGCTCTTGGCTTTACTGAACCACTGTGCTCCTTACACTCAGAAATCATTTACCTGGAATTAGATCTCACAATCTCACTTTATAACCATATCCAAGCTTTGTTCAGAGGTGATCTCTGACATTTTCAGTCATCACTCAAGCTGCTGTTAACAAATAATGACCCATGTTCAGCATTGATTCCAAAACCTTGATGTgtctgaaaaacaaacagcaatgaTTGACTTTTCTGTTGCAGGTAGTCAAAGCTTTTGTTGTCTTATCTGCACCCTTTAAATCCTCCAACCCAGAGAAATTAACTCTTGAGCTTCAGGATCACGTGAAAAAATCAACTGCACCTTACAAATATCCAAGAAAGGCAAGTACTTTGCCCAAAAGTTAAGTCTGTGTTACCAAATTAGGGTCTAAGTTAGTATATAGATTTTATTGGATTTTGACTTTATGGTAGCCCATTATATAGGTAGAAGACACCTTTTCAATTTGTTTGCCTCTGAGAATTTTggtttaaaatgatttatattaGCACACTACAAATTCATAAGAAACTAGAACTTTTTATCAATTCTGCAATACTGAGTAACTACTAAGAATCTTCTAGGACAAATTAGTCTCATTCtatatcagattttaaaatggtGGCAAAGAAATACCAAGTGCCTTGTCATTAGGGACAGCACCTGATTTACCTATCTTAGTACTCTTGGCACCTATAAATTTAAAGTGCATGCCTTTAAGTATCAATTGACCTCACTAAAGGCTCAGAAAGAAGATAGTATCCAAATAAACTTTGGAATCTTTCCAGAAACCATCTTCAaggaaggattttaaaataattctagatAAAGGCACAGAGATGGCATTGCAATTACCTTCTACCCTGGAATCCTATAGGTTGATATTGACTGATCCTCTGCATGAGAATTCCATTTTGGGTGGTATCATTATAGCCAAAGGGTAGTTAATTTCAATTTCAACCTAAGAACTACTCACAGTTTCTCCACTCAATGAATTACATCAGTGACTCTGATTTGCAGAAACATTGTTTGAgtgcatttttaaatacttaaacacAGTAGTCACAAGGAAAAGGAACAGAGAGGATTTTACAGTCAAGTCAGTGCAGAAGCGGAAAATTGTACATACTCCAAATTATCCCTAAAAAATCTTCCTCAGAACCTTCAGGACCCAACTCTTAAAAGCTCAAAAGCCAagaccttcttttccttttggattCAGGTGTAGCCTCCATTTCCCAGGGGCAGTAGAGGCCGAGGTCTACTTTGAACTGGAGGAAAGCAATGGAGTAAAAGTATTCTTTTCTTCTGGCAAAGCATTCAAGTGAATTTGCACTAAAAACCCTTAAGATGGAGCTACATTGTCATCCTTCCTATGTAAAGGGACCGGTTTCTGGTGTTCACAAAATTCAATGAGCTTAGGCGAAGACAATCTTGACTTTAAAATTCAACCTCAGAGTTTCATGAAAGCTCTCCTATTGTACTGACAGTTGGAGGAAGTCAGAATGGAATCAAATGTCTCATAATATTTTTCTGTCAATTAGGTGGAATTTGTTCAAGAACTCCCAAAGACCATCACTGGGAAAATCAAATGCAAAGTTTTACGAGACCAAGAATGGGGACGAACATAGCTTAATAAGAAAACTGACGGACTAAATAGTAACATGGTTGCTTTCTTTTAGTATTTGCTTCCTTTCAGTGACCACTGTCTTAAAATGTTCTAAGATTTTTCCTAGTTGAAAATTGTTTTGTATTTAgccaaaaaattcaaaagtaaaaatataaaaatacatggatGAAAATGTTATAATGACCAAACTGAGAAAGGTAATGATTACAATGATTTGTAGTGTTTAAAATAGCAAGAGTGAAATGATTCCTAAAAAACAAAAGTGCAAAATGAATTTGTATTTCACTTAGCCTGTGCCtgattaattcaaaataaagaacGATCCTAAGAGAAATGCTGGAAACACAATTTCTTCTGCCTAACATCTTTGAGACCTGACCTTTTAAAGTATTCAAGTTAAAATAGGATAATGTTAAAACAGGAATATTTCAAAAGCCAATAATGGATTTAACAGAATTATGTAGTTTTATTGTACACCTCATTCTAAAGGAAATTCACTGCAAAATATCTGAAACTTGGATTATTTAGGAGTACtaattattcaattaattttttataactttactTTTTAGGACCACGTACATGACTTTTTTGATACATAATTTGACATATAAACAtcttttattatacatatacatactatAAAGCAAAAGATTtactaaaagagagaaagaaaaagtacagaACACCAACCTTTAgggaacaaatttattttaatttttctgaaaatatcaaGAACTATGAAAAACAAGCTGAATGGTTGGCTGTAGCAAAAGCAAAAtacaagtaaaactaccatttgaagATGTTTAATGTTAGAGAAACATGTTTGAAAATATGAAGTTTAACACTCTTTCTTCTATGAAGCAAAACAATTTTATTCAACTACAACATTAGAGgttttttttaactgactttttaaaataaacaactaaaaggaaaaaaaagcactcAATTCCCACCCTGGAATCTCGTCACTTGTAAAATAACATGCTCAAATGTCAGTGAAAATAAACAGGTGATAAacctaaaaacaaatttttaaatgagtgaattcaGTTTCCaagaatataccatattttatagCTGGAAAAGAATAGCTTGTATCACACCTGGGTCTTaccaaatacaaataaatacaaaacgcaattaaaaacaaactatcaaATCAAAATCTTTCTGTAAAGTAGCAGCtttcacaaaataaaaggaaCCCAGTTCCAGAGTTGTATGTTCTATAGGCATGTGGCCAATTTTATTCCCAGAGTCCTTTTGTCTTGCACTATCAAAATAAAAGTATCTTTGTCTTGGAGTGAGTCCGCTGAAGGCACCAAAATCCTATCCTCCCTCTTCCCACATATAATGCTAATAATACTCTTATTAATCCTTTCAAGATGACTTCAACCTCATTAAGAGTTAACATTCTAACTATCTGAAGATATACAAGGATGGTCCTGCCTATTCTCTTTGCCCCTCTCAAATCCTCCTACTCTGGTTTACCAAGCAGAACCACTAGATAAGGGGATAAAAATATCTTCCCATGGTCACTACCCATTAAATAGACAGCCACTTGTGTGGGAAGTCTTAACATTTATACTAGTtcctaacttttttaaaatttaagaataaacacATCTCCAAAAGCTATTTTTACAGCCCTATTTTTACAGTCTCAATCTAAGTATATTTTGCAGACTTTGTTGGTGTCTGTCTCTtccagcctttttctttttcttttttttttctttcttaccatttaggtttgtgtaaatgcagcttttttcaattgttttactAAGGAAAAGCCCTTGAAAAAACCTTCAAATTCAGGAGACCCCTACAGGGAACCCTCATGGTATGTGAGCATGAGCACTAAGTTGAAGGATACTCTTATTTCAAAGAAATCCAGAACTGTCAGACTAAGGCTaagttctttctcttctttcagagaaagaaatctcAGGCTGAGCAGATTTTAAGCGTTCCTCATCTAGCCATACACTAGTTCtcggaaaaggagaagaaaagctaTTTAATTTCATCTTGCAGTTCTTCCAGGTGGGTTCTAGCAAGACTTAAGACTTGTATCCTTCATTCTTAAGCCCAAGTGGATGCTGAAAGATTTCAGGAGTTCCTCTGGCACGGTGATTGTTCCAGAGTCTGTTTCCTTTTAAATCTAAGACTTTTGtcactttaagaaaaaagtttttctccAGGACCACGTAGAAACTTGttcatgtgatgaaaaatgtctGCTAAATAGGCTAGTTTCTATAGCCATTCATTTCTTCAAAGCACTCAGCAAAACGTTGCCTACTAATTTCTTGTAAGTACGTTGCCAATTCACCTTTCAACTCAAATATCCTATCAGGAACTCTTCCTCTGATAAGCCATTGGATATCTGGATGAAGGAGGACACTTATGTGCTGTCTGTCCATTTTTAAGTttggggttggtttttttttttcaacattctTGCATAAATGGGTCTTTAATAATAAAGTTAACCATTTTTACAGCATTATTCAGAACTTTCTTCATTTCATCTCCAAGTTTTTGATATCAGCATCTCTGTGAAGCAAGCAGCGTGCTCTAATGTCAACATcaggattttctcttttaatgagGCAAAACTTGTCATGGAGCCAACTGCTGATAGGGCACCACGGGTATAGATGACAGACCTTTGGTTTTCAGATATGaagacattaaatatatattggcCTTTGTTTTGGGAGGCTCCTAGCAgcagaaaaagtttttttttttttaatttcaacatcaTTTACAAATCTTATAAATGCTACAGCATGACAAATATTAATGAAAACTATTGATCACCAACCCAGATAGAGAAGCTCTGCTTTTTGGTTGATTATACAAAACCTTTTTAGCATCATGTGACGTATCATCAGTAATTCAACTTATTGACAGTCAAGTCTTTTCAATTGATTATGCTGCATCTTGCCCCAGCAGCATTTCTATATTGGTATTATTAGATTCTCACCAACtgtgtgaatttttcttttctggaataaGTTGTGCTACTAAATAATTTGGTTCCTAAACCCTTTCACTGAATATCATTTTTGAACGAAAGCTTTACTGTTTTGATATTCcgaaaaccatttaaaataatcaacagCCTTACTTGTCAAGAGGCTGCAAGTTATAGTTACAAATGCTAGATTTGTAAGTCTCATGCCACAAACGATACACAATGGAATAGGACAGCTTGGATGACAAGCCCATATAAAAGCAGCTttcattataaatacaaaatttgtgTCCCTTGTTGCACTAGTATACTGAAGTAACTCAGAAGACTGAAATTCTTCATCGCCAACCTTATCAGAAATGTCTGGTAGCTCTATTCCTAGAATGGTCATCTTCTATTTCATACCTTGCCTTCAAAAACTGAGCACTGAACTGTCTGATTTGTTACACACAAatgttaacaaaatataaaaataaacaaaaccaaacatgAAAATCACGAAAAGTACAAAAACGGCACAAAACAATTCACTTCTAAGCTGCACAATCCACATTTTTGCAATGTTTACAACAAAGTGGCAGGGGACAGCTGAGTTGTGGCACATTAAAAATTCCCTCCTCAGAATGAAAAGTTCCCTCTAATTTTCTACCTCACAGAGCCTGTTCACTCCCATAAGTGAGTTGGCAGTGCGtaaggggaggctgggagaggccaatgtcctcctcctgccacccacccctCTGTGCAACAGCACGAAGGCCTATGCACACTGCCATATAAGGATGAAAGATCTCTAACAAAACTGTTAACAGGGCTATGTGATCATTATTCACTACTGTGAGAACAGCATTACGCAGCACACAAAGGTCAAAAACAGTGATTTCAGTCACAATTTTATGTGGAACCTCAGCAATAGCTCATAAAACCCCAGTTGAGAAACTCACCTCCAATGACAAATAACCTCCTATGAGAGGTCATTTTCCTTTGACTTGGATCCTTCTGTGACCTGACTCACAATTTCAGGTTTAGCTCCTCCCTCATTCACCACCTGCATCTCAGATGTTGGTTTTATCTGCCCCAGCTCCTCACTAATCTCTGGTACCACCTGCTGGTTATTTTTTCCTTCGGCTGGGttgttttgatttaatttgtcACCAGATTCTAATTtagtttcttttccatttccctgCTTTGGATTAAGCTGTGATGGGTCCTTAGCACTCTTCACCACCTCCTGGAGATTGTATTTTCTGAACAACATGTAATCTTTCACAACACTCAGGCAACAGACAGCTTTGATGATTTCTACTACCACCGTGTATTGTGGATTGGTGAGATCCactttattttctgaattgaGGCTGCCCACTATTCCTGTAACAAAAATACGAAAACACTTAGATTGAGAAGGATACTATTAAGCTTGATGGATACAAAAAATCCCTTTCTGTTTGGGACTTGTTAAAACAAGATATATGCTAATCCATTCTTCTATATGGACTTCAAATTCtctgaacaaattaataaatacagattAAATCCTGAGACatttaataaaagcattttttccctaagaaaatTCAATCTTGACTGGAAGACTATCAAAAAAATCTCATATCTAACATACTGAAATCAGTtaggtctgattttttttttttgagacagagtctcattctgttgcctggactagaagGCATCATCAAAGTTCACtccaacctcaaattcctgggctgaagtaatcctcctgcttcagcctcccaaatagctgggactataggaacatgccaccacacctggataattttcctatttttttgtggagacggtctcactttgttgctcaggctggtctcaaactcctaggctcaagcagtcctccagcctcagcctcccaaagtgctgggattatgggtgtgagccactgtgcccatgCAGGTCTGATACTATTTTAAGGGCATTTTAATATACTTggttgtacacttaaaaatttaagccttaaatctttaaaaaagaaaatccttaaaaacAAGTTGTTTACCATTGAACACCTATGCAAAATCACCAAGAGAAACGTACCTGCCAGTTCTTTGATAACCTCTTCTCTGTTCATGTGACTGTTATTTCGAGATTTATATACAATTTGAAATGTCCCTTTGTTTGGAGCTTTAAACCAGGGTTCCAAAAATGTTTCTGCATATTTTTTCATGTCTTCTAAGAAAGCCTTGCACGTGCCTGAGATGGGTAACATTCGTAGAATAACCCGAGTCTTCTTCTTCTTGGTTTTGTACATATCCTGAAGAATATGATGCACCAATTTCTCAggttctaaaagaaaaagaaaaaatcaacacaGAACAACTAAGTTAAGAAGATAAGTTTTCAGACATTTGAAAGATTCTTCAACttctaaaacaaattttcattggctgcaaaatattaataaattgacaGAAGaaattctcatattttaaatgaatctaaAAACCAATCATCTTTTCCAACTAATATTTCTTCAATGCCTACTATATACTAATactgcatttaatattttaacttttcacCATTATTAATGCTGTCGCTAAAAACAATTGGTCATGTAGACACTGaagttaatatttttgtgatGTCTTCATTTATCCAAACATGGTGTTGTCTTCCTATTACAGTAGCAACTATCAGAGTAAGAAACATTAAACGGTACATGCTTTtttacagaaacaaaacaaaaaatctgaagTCAGTTCAAAAGATTTAATTAACCCACTAGCTAAGTTAGTACATAACTCTAGATCTCAGACCTATGAAGAATTCCAGAACCATACACTGTGTAAGATAACGAAGTGGTAGTCCTGAGGCTGCATTCTGCTTACATACAAATTTGTTTGGAGCTGCTTagtgttttcaatatttttaagttagttgaccacatttaaaaatcaagaaacttCTTGAAATTTctgacttcttttgaaaaactggaAAGTCTGGCCCTATATTCCCAAATACAACTGCCGAGAGCTGAGTAGCAGCTGCCCCTTTTAGACAGAACAAGCACACTTGTTCTGCCTAAAGTTATACAAAGGAAGCACCAAAGGCTTTCACTCTGAAGCCAATTTTATGTCCACCACCGCATTCTATCTCTCCATATGCCTCTGCTAATGCAGTGTAGAGAAGATGTGATTAAAGGATTAATTAAGCCATGCCTATGAAGCCATCTTGGAGGCTGTGTTCTCTGAGACAGGAAGATACCCAAATATTACAGATAAATAATCTTAAGGGCTATCAGTCAGACACACCTATCCCAAGTGTCCTGATGAAGACTACATTATTCGCTCCACTCTCCACTGACTGAAATCTTCTTAGCCTCATCTCTGTAGATGCCTTAATGTCACCAACTTCTTTCTTCAAGGCAGCCTCCGCATCGTCGTCTTCTCCCTCACTTCCAGAGGTCTGCTGATCCTTGTCTGTAAACTATTCACATAAAACCAGTAAGCAGAAACTACATAATAGACCATGTTTAAACACTATAATTAACTACTTATGTGAAATCCCTGGTGGCAGACGGCTCAATATTGACAATGAAGTTTTTTATTAAGAGACTTGAGACACCACTCCCTCCAAAATGCAGAGGATGAAGGGAGTTCCTTCAGACTGCAGTAtgtataatttgaaaatgttttcaaaagcatCTTGGCAGTCTGAGACAACACATTTCTGAAGGAAATGTGCTCACTAGATGAACCATTTCAGGGTGGACCTTAATACCATCACTAGATATCTCTGTGCCTGATAAGACATTCTCTTTTTGGTGAGATTAGACCATAtacttaaagaattaaaaacccTTACTCCTGTTCTACTAAGGAATGGGGCACAGCAAGTTCACGAACTTGCTCAAGGTACCAGTGTAGACAGGATATGCACCTGCTACCCAGTTCTCTGCCCTACCAGTGGGGTTGCCAATCAGGCATTAATAATTGTGCACATTTATGGAGCCTTTATTACATACCAAGATGTACTTTATGTACATAAGCACCTCTCTACCCAAATTTATGAAGTACTatcattattctcttttttatctaGTTCACCAGAATTAAGTAATGCACCCAAGTCCCAGAGCTAGTAAAAGAGGAGGCCTGAATTCAAATCCCCTTTGTGttatctttcttcatttaattcCTTGGTGCACATGTGTATACTGGTCCAGATTCTAAGCCAATAATATAGTGACTTCCAAACTGTGATGGGACGATGAGGTTTTAGGTGGTGTtggtacaaaagtttttaactttttaaatgtacttttatgTACATTCGAGAAATAACCAGCGCTAGCACTGAACCCACTATCTCAGAGATACCATTGCTTAGGACAAACACACTGCCAACGTCGCAAGGATGTCATGAGAAGTACATGTTTCCGAAAGATTCAGCGCATCGCCTGACCCACAGGAAGCAACCAATAAACGGGAGCTACCGTGATTAACGACGGAAGGAAAGCCAAGGCGCAAGCACAAGACGGACCACACAGAAGTCCGCACGCCAGACAGAGCGAGGACAGAGGCGAGGCCACACCCCCTGGCCGTCACGCACGTGACAAAACGCGCGCATGCGTAAAAAGGTAGCCGGCCCTCaggccttccctcctccctgcgaGGCCTTCTGCCCGCCAACGCCAGAACCGGTACCTTTTCTGGCCCATACATGTCGTCGCCGTACTCGTTGAGCAGGCTGTAGGCCTCCTCCACGCACTTGCGTTCGTTCATGTTGCAGGTGATGAGGATGCCCTGAAGCCCGGGCTCCAGCTGCCGGGGCCCGCCGGCGTCGCAGCGCCGAGCCCGCTTGGCCGGCACGTACTGAGCCTTGCCCTTGCGCTTCCCGCCGCCAGGCTGAGTAGGTTGCTGGGCGGGCGCGGCCATGGTGCCTGCGAGCTGAAACAAACGATAAACGAGCTTCTGCACGGTTCTCGGCGTCCTGCCCTCCGCCGGCGCGGGCTGATTACGTCAAGCTTGCGCGACGGCCTCCCCTAGCCCGCCTCCAAACCTCATTCCGTACTGCGTGGGGTCCTAAAGCCCGTCGGCGGCAGGAAAGGTGGAGTGAGGGCCGGCTCTGCCCTGCCCATCGCGAAGATCAACAGGCACGCACTTTCACCTCACCCCCTGGAGGGGTTTTCCTTCTGTGAGTGAGGCCTGCTTGGAAACTGGCTGGTCCGATGGTAGTGGGTCAGCAGAACTTACTAACATTAGTGTCATTAAAGTTGGTACACAACCTCCCACTGCTGAATTTGACTGgctacaaaataataatgataatgaattgTCACCattgtgaaaattatatattttaactagcaaaatatattaataccaaaaGTATTGTCCTTATCAATTTCTTCATACAGTGTTATAACACTGATGTCATAACAAGTGATAGGCACATTTTGGTGAATTGTCATTGTGCACTTGgttctgaaaaaaatcattaggAGCCAAAAGAGTGTTTCTCTTTTGTTGCCCTAGGATAGATTACCTAATCCAGTGACCCAAAAATGTGGAGTGGATTATAGGAGAAAGTCAGGAATAAAGAACCTCTTGTTTATTGTATTGCAAGCATCTCTCAGAGTTCCATTCTTGTAGCTCTCATGAGAAAGTAATGCTGATATGAAATAATAGCCTGGAAATTCATACACATATAAAAGAAATTGCATTAATAGTAAGGGAAAATATCTTCTTCCTCCAATTAAGTATACCTTCCTATTTTCTCCATACCTGttccccaaatatttaaaaacccaCTCTTTCTACTAGATAGGTAAGCAATCCCTTCAGAGTCAACGTCATAATATTACCCACACCCCTAAAGTGGGAATTCATCTCCTCTTATTTTGGGTAGCTAGAAGCCAACTTGAACATTATAAATCCCTTGTGTTGGGGTTGCACCTTTGACAGCGTTGTGCTTGTGGTGAACAAATGTAGGAATGCTGTGCGTTTTACTGACCTAGTTATATTTTAGTCTCACGTTCTGAGATTTGTTATGTATGaagcaacaaaatattaaaaggaaaagtaattaacCTAATGATGAACTGTGTGATTAACTCTTTTTtcattatgtgtgtataattttatatatttttttctttacataactTTATCTTCCCTTAGGTTCTTTTGCTTAAATTATCATAGTTAAGATTAGAGTTCCTGATAAGGCGTTAACTGTCCTATTCCACCCTGCAGAGTAGGACAAATGGAAAAGGTTGGTTTCCTTTTCAGGGTGCCCCCTTTCTGGCCAACTATGGAAGTGACTTCATAACAAACTGGATACTTGAGGAAGGGTTTTCCAAACATGTCTTCTTAATACTACTATTCTAAGGGGCAAAGGCAGAGAAATAACCAGATTCTATCACCAGCAGAGGAAGATTGGGGTAGCGCACATACCATGACTACTTTATAGTTTTGGTCTAAATTGTggttaacattttgtttttgtttgaccAACAAATGAACCCCCCTTCTTTGTTGAGAGGAAAATCCATCATTGGATGAGTCTTGAGTGAAAGGCAGGGCCCCA
This window contains:
- the THUMPD1 gene encoding THUMP domain-containing protein 1; its protein translation is MAAPAQQPTQPGGGKRKGKAQYVPAKRARRCDAGGPRQLEPGLQGILITCNMNERKCVEEAYSLLNEYGDDMYGPEKFTDKDQQTSGSEGEDDDAEAALKKEVGDIKASTEMRLRRFQSVESGANNVVFIRTLGIEPEKLVHHILQDMYKTKKKKTRVILRMLPISGTCKAFLEDMKKYAETFLEPWFKAPNKGTFQIVYKSRNNSHMNREEVIKELAGIVGSLNSENKVDLTNPQYTVVVEIIKAVCCLSVVKDYMLFRKYNLQEVVKSAKDPSQLNPKQGNGKETKLESGDKLNQNNPAEGKNNQQVVPEISEELGQIKPTSEMQVVNEGGAKPEIVSQVTEGSKSKENDLS